The genome window ATTGATTTCTCTAGTCTTTTCTGAAATTACAACTTAGCTTTCTTGTGATTTTATTAACTTGCATATTCTTTCTGAGTGTTCGTCGTTAATACCCAATCGTTTTAATTCCTGTTTTATCAGTAATGTGGGATCCGTGATTTCAGGGCTCTTTTTTTTTACCACAAATTCCATTTCCTCTTTTAGTGACAATATTTGTCTTTTCGTTGAAATCATTTCGTTTTTTGTTTTTTCAACTACCATCTGCTCGTGTTCCAGCTTTTCGTTTAATCTATTGTAATTAGCTTCAAGATTTGATATTATGGTCTTTATGTCGTTTTCAGTTATGTGCTTTGGGTTTATTTTCTCTAATTCAACTTTGTTTTTTGGTGATTCGCGAAAACAATTTAATTCGTCGGCAAACTTTTTCTCTTTTTCAAGCAGCGTTTTCATGTTGGCCATTTTCTGAGTAAGTGTCGCATTTACAAATTTTTGATATTGGTTTGTATCAAGAATTTGATCATGGATGTCTTTTGATTTTTGTAAAACCTCCTCATGTTTTGATAGAATTTGCGGCTTGTTTGAGAAGAAAATTGACCTATCTGTTACATCTGCCGCGTCCTGAATCTCAATTTTAGATCCTACTCCTGTAATATGCGACCATTCGTCCTCCGCTGACTCACTCTGGCCCTGAATTGACTGTCCGTCTTTGAGATTCGATTAATGTGCTTTACCAATGACAAACTTCAGAAATTCTGCCTAATGTTTATCATGATATTTAAAATGAACAAACAACTCTGTTATTTTTGGCATATGAGTATGAGCGTGACAACCTCATACTGTAATTTTAGAAAATGTTAAACCTGTTCGTTTGCCGTCTGGCTGTATTTTGTTGGGTATTGTTTGAACAAATCGAAAACATAAATCTAATTATAAAATACCAAAGAAAATTTACTATGCCTATTTTCATGGATGAACACACCATTGATGCTGATTCTCTGAACCTATTCAAAAATATGATAAATAATGAATTTGAGTCTCACATCTACACCAAAGAGATGTTTTTCAATCCTCAGCAACAAAGACTGTGTTGTATTTTGGATTCCCCAGATGAAAAGTCTATACGAGATCATCACGTTAATTTGGAATTAAATGTGATTCCATCACGCAGATGCAACAAGTTACACTTGGGGATCATGGTGACGCAGACAAACTTCAAGTCATAGGGGAACTGGCAGCAAGGCTTGCGCACGATCTACGAAACCCATTGTCAGTAATCAAAAACGTTGTAGAGATAATGGAAAGCAAGCCGAAGCTTAAGATCGAAGAAAAAATTATCTGTTATGGGAGGTTGCACCGAGCAATAAATAGAATATCTCATCAAATAGACGAAGTGCTTGACTTTGTCAGGCCAAGTAAGCTTACCGTGACAAATAATCTTTTAAACGAAATTATTATTTCTGCAATAGAAAAAATAGCAAAACCAGACGACGTAAAAATCAATCTTCCAAATAATTTTGTCTATGTGCCGTGTGATTTTATAAAATTTGAAGTGATGATTACAAATCTCATAATGAACGCAATTCAAGCAATGAATAACTCAGGCCAGGTTGATGTCAGACTTTTTGATGACGGAAAATATGCGACACTGCAGGTAATTGACGGCGGCTGCGGCATTCCTAAGGACGTAATGCCTAGAATATTTGAGCCATTGTTTACAACAAAGCAGATAGGAACTGGACTTGGACTGGCAAGTTGTAAGGCAATAGTCGAACAACACAAAGGTGTAATCACTGTCACAAGCAGCGTTGGAAAGGGCACTACCTTTACCATAAGAATTCCAAAATCCAGCGCAGTCGTATCTGATCAAAGCGTATCAAATAGCGCGGTTCCGTCACAAATTGCGTTGCCCAACAAATAATCCTAGTTCACACTAAATTTAGGATAACTCGAATCTGAAAACGAAAACCCACTACTCTCCTGGATATAATATCAGATATTCATCAGGGTTCTTTCGTGACTTTTTTGCAATCAATGCATCCTGATAGCGCTCAAAGTGCTCAATTAGGTACAGCTGGCTTCCGTGAGATCCAAATGGGTCTATGCCGACTAAATTAAATCCTGACTCGGGGGTTAGGCTGGCCTTTTCTTTTCCATCTATCTCGTATGCCATGTCTGTCTCCAACTTGGCATAGTTTTAAAATTTGATATTCTGTGTATGATCATTGGATAAAATACCATCAAGGGACAAAATAAGAATTGGATCAAACGTGCTAATAGTGCAAAAACAGGATCAACGTACGGGCGCTCTGACTGAAGGCACGGTCAAAAGAATTCTTACATCGAGCAATTTCCACCCTCACGGAATCAAGGTTGAATTAGAGGGGGGCAAAGTAGGCCGCGTTCAAAAAATATCTTAATTTGTCATGGCTGCAGGGTGGATTTTTTTGTCTCTTCTAATTTGGATGCGGCCCCCCAAAATACTCAAATCTGCCATATCTTTAACTTCGGTGGAATGAGCGTAAAAAAAGTAAATTTGTTTTCTAATTCAAAAATAAGGAAAATAAATCCAAACTGGTTTACTGGCAAGGTTCACATGACTGATATCTCTGATGTCATAAAATCAAAAGAACAGAACATCTATCATGTTTATTTTAAGAATGGCGCAAAAACCAAAGTGCACATACATAACGGAAACCAAATACTGATTGCCACAAAAGGAAAGGGTGTCTTGGAAACGTTTTCAAAAAAGGGAAACAAAAAGGATCATTTCGGCGTTGCAAGAACCCAAAAAATCAGCCTCAATGTAGGTGACGTGGTATACATCAAAAAGGGAACCCTTCACACTCATGGCTCTGCAGACAAAAGAAATGTTTTTTCTCATATTGCAATTAACATCATGCCTGCAAAGAACAAGGAATACAAGACCACTTGGTATGAGTCTGATTTTAAAACACTTGCAAGTGGCATCATAACATAACTGAATTTTAACTCCGTACGGTTGTGTGTTCTGGACCTATCTATGGCTTATAACTAGAAGTCCTTCAACCGTTTTGTTGGAATCGTCATCAATTGAAATACGCCGAGCGTTTGGCTTTTTATTCATACGTGTCTCAATTGCAGTTGTAGCCGGCGCAGTCTTGAGTGAAATTGTTTATCAGAACAATTTGCCATTTTATTACTATGGAATAGTTTGGGTTGGAAGTTTTGGCGTAACAATAGGAGCTAGTTTTAGAAAATTCTCCAAGACCGTTCCATTGATCCGCCAAAGAATGAAAAACAGCGTAAAGTGGCCTCCGTACATAAGTGCCATAAACGGGCTCTGCTGGGCAGGACCGTTTGTCGCAATCGCAGCGTTTCCGTCATTACTGCAATATCTGATACTTCTTGGCATTGGACTAGGTAATCTTGCAACTTATCTTATGATGAGGAAGTTTAGCAATCAGGACAACAGAGAACAGATGATAGTTGGATGCATTGCAATGATCTCAATACCTGTTGCAGTTTTCATAGACACGCAACTAGTCGTGTTGCAAGACGTTGCAGTTTTGCTGTCTAGAATTTTAATTGCGATATCTTATGCTGCCGGCGGAATTTACGCTAGGAGATAACCTAATCACAGAATACGTACTTGCGCTCGCCCCTGCTTTCAGGGGTATCTTCAATGCTGACTAGGACGAATTCTTTTTTGGCATCCAAAAGACTCTGATCTGGAGAGCGTTTGTTTTCGTGGATTTCCTCGTATTCCTCAAGTGAAAGCTTTTTGCGCTCGCCTATCTCCATCTCGAGATTCATTTTACTTACAATTTCTTTGTAGTCTGGCTGAACAGTCCCGCTAAACACCATTGCACTGCTTCCGCTGCCGTACGAGCCAAATCCAATGCGTTTTCCTGCCAAGTCGACGCCCTTTTGGAATTCAAACTCTAGGCAGCTTCTAAATCCCAAGTACAAAGATGCAGTGTACAAGTTTCCAATCATCGTGGATGCAATAAGGGAACTTGCAAGCTTGTCTTCGTAGAACTGCCTGTATTCTTTTGTCTTTGTGAAAAGCTTGGTAAATTCATGGTCTTTTGTCATGTATTCCTCATCTGCCAAAATCGATTCTATTGTGCCTCGCGGGTCTTTTGGAACTGGTTCCTCCATTCCCGTCTGCTCGATGGTCCTCTTCCATCTTGGCAGGCTTCTCCACTCCCTTCTAAGCAAGTACGATAGCGCCTTTTTGCCCATGTTTGAGTACGGCAGGTGCATGCAGAGATAATCGATATGGTCCAAAATCGTCTCGCCTTCGTTTATTTTGATTATTCCTGTGTCTAGTGCCTTTTTCTTGTAGGCCTCAAAGGCCTTTTTGACCTGAATCAGGTATAGCAAATTAGAATACTGGCCGTGAACAATTGGGGTTTCCTTTCCAAACGGCCTGTAGAAATCATACTCGTTTTTAATCGAAGTTGACGTTACCTTTGCGTCAAACTGGAGCAGCCTTGGCTTGTCGTTGAGAAGCATTGCGACTGCCCCTGCCCCCTGCGTATACTCGCCAGTCGAACCCATGTCGTACTTGGCAATGTCTGATACCACAACTATGGCTGATTTTCCTTCAGCCTCTCCTGCCCTAATCCAATTAGAATTATCATACAGCGCATAAGAGCCGCTCACACATGCAAACTTGCACTCTATTCCGCCACAGTGCTCAAAAGAGTCCGGGCCGTATACCTGCTCGAGCATTCCAATCACGTAGGAGTTTAGTGCCTTTGACTCGTCTAATGCTGATTCGGTTGCGACATAAAGCCTGCCTACGTCGCTTGGGGAAACATTGTTTTTTTGCATTAGTTTGAGGCATGCATTTGCAGCCAGGCATGCTGGGTCCTGGTTTGTATCCACTATTGCCATCTTGGATATTCCCAAACCCTGTTTTAGCTTTGCAGGATCAACTCCCCTTGCTACTGCAAAGTCTGCCGAGTCAACAAAAAGCCTTGGAATATAGATGGCCATGTCATCTATGCCTGCCGCCATGAGCTTCCCTTCTCAAATTTGAATATAAGGTTTGTCAACCAAACATATTCTAATAACGCGTAATCATGTGAAAATCTGCGATATTTTCTGTTATCTTGATTTGTTTGGCAATTTTTTTACAATTATTGTTCGATGTGGTGTAATTATTAGTTATTTTATCCAAATTGGGAAAATGTCAGGACTCCATGATCCAGCCTTTTTGTATGGCTGATCTGTCGACTTCATCCCCAACACCTGTGGCGTATCGCCAAATGACTGGCGCATCAGTTGACATCCTGACCTTTATTTTTATCAGGGCCTCGGCTTCGTTTGCAAGATTGCTGCTTGTATTTCCGTGGTTTTGGCAGAACTTGCATTTTGGATCAAGTTTGATTGGATCTGTATCCGATACTGGATATGCCTTGCATGCAAGCGGCCTTTGCTCGTAAATCATACATGGAAACCCACCGTGAGGTGATTTTTTGCCCGACTCTGTATCCAAAAATGGGCAGGTGTTTCCGTTTTCCTCAATTCCCATCATCTGGTATGCCATGACCTCCGTCGGCCCGTCAGATTCGTATGATATGCCGATTCGCGGCAGAATCGTCACGTCAAGATCATGCGTCTTGGCAAGGGCGTGGATCCTTTCCCTTTCTTCAGGCATTATGAGCACGCCTATCTTGCCGAACTTTTTTGAAGGGTAATACTCGCGTTCTATGCAGCACTGGGAACAATCCTGAACACAGCTAAAATCCACGCAATGCAAACGGCGTAAAACAATAAAACTCTAGTTGTTTTGCAGTTCTTCTGAATCTAGGACCTTGGCAAAGACGTCGTATGGCTGAGCTCCAGGTATCTTTGCCATCTTGTTGTTTGCCCCAATGATGATGAATCCAGGCGTTCCAGTAAAGCCGACTGTTTTTGCATCCTCTGCGCTCGCCTGGATCATTTTCATGTATCTTCCACTTGACGTGCATTCTGTAAATGCATCCATGTCTAGTCCAAGATCACCTGCAAATTTGAGCTGATTCTCAGGAGATGCCCAACCGTTGTTCTCGCCAGTCCAGTTGTTGTATAGCGTGTCGTGGTACTCCCAGAACTTGTCCTGCTCTCCTGCACAGTGTGCTGCGTGTGCTGCAGTGACAGAGTCCTGGCCTATTATGGTAAAGTCCTTGAATATCATTTTCACTTTTCCTGTTTTTATGTAGTTTTCAAGAATTTGGTTCTCTGTTTCATGGAAGAACTTGTTGCAGAAAAAGCACTGATAGTCTCCAAACTCTATTATTGTAATTGGCGCGCTAGGATCCCCCAGTAGCGGCGACGCATTCTCAGTTAGCACAGACATGCTGATTTGCTTGGGATTTTCCGCCTCTGCAGGTTTTACGTTTTCATGCTTTGACTGCTCTATGTCTTCGACGCTAAACGGCGTTCCTACATTTACAGACATTACATAAAATACTGCTATTATGGAAATCGCCGCAATTCCTGCCCCGATTCCTAGTGATGGCGCGTGTATGTTCAACTAAGACTGGTCAAATTTGGCTGAATTTAGTTCTTTATCCTGTCTGGGCGAACCGAACACATTCACATTAATCTAAAGCAAAATTGCGATCATGATTGTTGTCTGGAGATCATATGTGGACCATAACTGTCGCGGTGGCACTGTCCTCGCTTTTGGTGCTTGCGTATTTCATATTGAATCCAATCACTGCAAAAGAGGGCACGATTGAGCAGACAAAAACGGGGCTGGACAAGGCAATAAACAGAATTGAGACGCTGCACGAGGAATCAAAACAAGTGCCAATGCCGACTGATTCTAGCTTAAATCCGTAAAAACCAGTGTAATGTAAATAAATCCCGAGCCTTTGAAAAAAACATGAAACGGGTTTTTGTGAACGGGTACGGCTCGATTGGAACCCGTATAGTACAGTTCATCAAAGAAGATCCTCAAATCAAGGTAATCGGGATTGGCAAGAACTCGCCTGATGATAAGGTAAATGACGCAATATCTCGCGGGTTTGACGTTTACGTTCCAGAAAAAAACATTGCACTTTTTAAGAATTACAAAATCAAAGGAACAATTGAAAGCGCACTGGATGATTGCGACCTGGTGATAGATGCAACACCTGGCGGAACAGGATATGCCAACAAAAAGCATCTCTATGAGCCAAAGGGCGTGATGGCAATATACCAGGGAGGAGAGTCCGTATCTGGGGACGAACGCGTCTCAGACCTGTTGTTTAATTCTCGTGTGAACTACAAGGAGGCATTTGGCCAGAAACACGTCATGCAGGGAAGCTGCAACGTAACTGGAATGGGGAGGATACTGCAGCCTCTGCGAGAAAAATTTGGTTCCAGGCTAGTCCGGTTTGACGCCGTATTGGTACGACGATGGGCAGACCTTGAGCAGACAAGCAAAACAGTCCCAGATACTGTAGAGTGGACGCCAAACCCGCACCACGGGGACGACGTAAAGCACTACATGGGAAAAGACACACCGCTGTTTTTGCAAGTGATCAAAGTTCCGACAAGGCAGATGCACCTTCATCTTATGGCTGTGAGATTCAAAGATGCCGCACCAAAGCCTTCTGAGATTTTGGATCTTTTCAAAAATGAATATGGCGTTGCGACGCTGTGGACTGCCAAGGGAACAAAGCAAATCCGCGATGCCGCAGAGTCCATGAAGTTTAGCTTCAAGGACACGAACATGATTCACATTCACGCAGAGATGCTAGAGTCAATTGGCGACACAATCAAGATGGCGTACTCTGATGATCAAACGGGAATCGTGATTCCTGAAAACCACATCCTGATGCAGGCAATGCTGTTCCAAAAAACATACGAGGATGCATTTAGGCACACCCAAAGCCTGTTTCACATGGATGAGAAAAAGAAGGCATTAGAAGAGTTCTTTTCTAAAAAATAACTGCAAATATTATTTTATTCTCTCTCGCTCTATCTCGACAAAGATGTGCTCTCTGTTTGCCTTTGGAATTATCTCCATTATCTTTTGCTCCACTGCGTCTGTTACTAGTTCTATCTTGTCAGTATCCAGATTGTCTATCAGATTCACCTGAACCCCAATCAAAATATCGTCCAGTCCCAAGTGCATAGTTCTCATCGTTATGAGCCTGTTTACTTCTGGTATTTCCTTAATTGATCTGACTATTCGTTTGTACTC of Candidatus Nitrosotenuis sp. DW1 contains these proteins:
- a CDS encoding cupin domain-containing protein, which codes for MSVKKVNLFSNSKIRKINPNWFTGKVHMTDISDVIKSKEQNIYHVYFKNGAKTKVHIHNGNQILIATKGKGVLETFSKKGNKKDHFGVARTQKISLNVGDVVYIKKGTLHTHGSADKRNVFSHIAINIMPAKNKEYKTTWYESDFKTLASGIIT
- a CDS encoding DsbA family protein, coding for MNIHAPSLGIGAGIAAISIIAVFYVMSVNVGTPFSVEDIEQSKHENVKPAEAENPKQISMSVLTENASPLLGDPSAPITIIEFGDYQCFFCNKFFHETENQILENYIKTGKVKMIFKDFTIIGQDSVTAAHAAHCAGEQDKFWEYHDTLYNNWTGENNGWASPENQLKFAGDLGLDMDAFTECTSSGRYMKMIQASAEDAKTVGFTGTPGFIIIGANNKMAKIPGAQPYDVFAKVLDSEELQNN
- a CDS encoding type II glyceraldehyde-3-phosphate dehydrogenase, whose amino-acid sequence is MKRVFVNGYGSIGTRIVQFIKEDPQIKVIGIGKNSPDDKVNDAISRGFDVYVPEKNIALFKNYKIKGTIESALDDCDLVIDATPGGTGYANKKHLYEPKGVMAIYQGGESVSGDERVSDLLFNSRVNYKEAFGQKHVMQGSCNVTGMGRILQPLREKFGSRLVRFDAVLVRRWADLEQTSKTVPDTVEWTPNPHHGDDVKHYMGKDTPLFLQVIKVPTRQMHLHLMAVRFKDAAPKPSEILDLFKNEYGVATLWTAKGTKQIRDAAESMKFSFKDTNMIHIHAEMLESIGDTIKMAYSDDQTGIVIPENHILMQAMLFQKTYEDAFRHTQSLFHMDEKKKALEEFFSKK
- a CDS encoding YwbE family protein → MDKIPSRDKIRIGSNVLIVQKQDQRTGALTEGTVKRILTSSNFHPHGIKVELEGGKVGRVQKIS
- a CDS encoding YkgJ family cysteine cluster protein; translated protein: MDFSCVQDCSQCCIEREYYPSKKFGKIGVLIMPEERERIHALAKTHDLDVTILPRIGISYESDGPTEVMAYQMMGIEENGNTCPFLDTESGKKSPHGGFPCMIYEQRPLACKAYPVSDTDPIKLDPKCKFCQNHGNTSSNLANEAEALIKIKVRMSTDAPVIWRYATGVGDEVDRSAIQKGWIMES
- a CDS encoding sensor histidine kinase — protein: MQQVTLGDHGDADKLQVIGELAARLAHDLRNPLSVIKNVVEIMESKPKLKIEEKIICYGRLHRAINRISHQIDEVLDFVRPSKLTVTNNLLNEIIISAIEKIAKPDDVKINLPNNFVYVPCDFIKFEVMITNLIMNAIQAMNNSGQVDVRLFDDGKYATLQVIDGGCGIPKDVMPRIFEPLFTTKQIGTGLGLASCKAIVEQHKGVITVTSSVGKGTTFTIRIPKSSAVVSDQSVSNSAVPSQIALPNK
- a CDS encoding hydroxymethylglutaryl-CoA synthase family protein, producing MAAGIDDMAIYIPRLFVDSADFAVARGVDPAKLKQGLGISKMAIVDTNQDPACLAANACLKLMQKNNVSPSDVGRLYVATESALDESKALNSYVIGMLEQVYGPDSFEHCGGIECKFACVSGSYALYDNSNWIRAGEAEGKSAIVVVSDIAKYDMGSTGEYTQGAGAVAMLLNDKPRLLQFDAKVTSTSIKNEYDFYRPFGKETPIVHGQYSNLLYLIQVKKAFEAYKKKALDTGIIKINEGETILDHIDYLCMHLPYSNMGKKALSYLLRREWRSLPRWKRTIEQTGMEEPVPKDPRGTIESILADEEYMTKDHEFTKLFTKTKEYRQFYEDKLASSLIASTMIGNLYTASLYLGFRSCLEFEFQKGVDLAGKRIGFGSYGSGSSAMVFSGTVQPDYKEIVSKMNLEMEIGERKKLSLEEYEEIHENKRSPDQSLLDAKKEFVLVSIEDTPESRGERKYVFCD